The following coding sequences are from one Triticum aestivum cultivar Chinese Spring chromosome 5A, IWGSC CS RefSeq v2.1, whole genome shotgun sequence window:
- the LOC123108429 gene encoding KHG/KDPG aldolase, which yields MLVVAAAKLPLLASQSPRRDPPRSPKALAAILRSRVIACLRAQDGEMAMQAAHAAVRGGVSVLEIAMSTPGVLEAVEDLRRIYPSLTFGVGTVLNADDARKAIRAGAQFLMSPGTVMEILHDLDGSEALYIPGVLTPTEVIYAFNAGAKVVKVYPASVMGGEMYMSALKKPFPLVPMVASQGITIGSIKSYMDAGASAVVLSDAIFDKELMRERNFIGIAALANQATLQASQCGR from the exons ATGCTCGTCGTCGCCGCAGCAAAGCTGCCTCTTCTCGCCTCCCAGTCTCCTCGGCGAGATCCGCCGCGGTCACCGAAAGCGCTCGCCGCCATACTGCGCTCGCGCGTCATCGCCTGCCTTCGCGCGCAAGA TGGCGAGATGGCGATGCAGGCGGCCCACGCGGCCGTTCGCGGCGGCGTCTCCGTG CTAGAAATTGCGATGTCCACTCCTGGAGTGCTAGAG GCTGTTGAGGATCTTCGCAGGATTTACCCTTCCTTGACATTTGGG GTTGGTACGGTCCTCAATGCTGATGATGCAAGGAAAGCCATTAGAGCTGGTGCACAGTTTCTCATGAGCCCTGGCACAGTCATG GAAATACTTCATGATCTTGATGGAAGTGAAGCTCTGTATATCCCAGGAGTGCTGACACCAACTGAG GTTATATATGCTTTCAATGCTGGTGCTAAAGTCGTTAAG GTGTACCCAGCTTCGGTGATGGGTGGAGAGATGTACATGTCTGCTCTAAAGAAACCATTTCCTCTTGTACCAATGGTTGCTTCGCAAGGAATTACCATAG GTTCAATCAAGTCGTACATGGACGCAGGGGCATCTGCAGTGGTGCTGTCCGATGCTATCTTCGACAAAGAGTTGATGAGAGAAAGGAATTTCATTGGAATTGCAGCGCTCGCAAATCAGGCCACTTTGCAGGCATCACAGTGTGGAAGATGA